A region from the Geobacillus vulcani PSS1 genome encodes:
- the rpoD gene encoding RNA polymerase sigma factor RpoD — MAEKPAQSKQAEAAGESLEQVKEQLAELGKKRGILTYEEIAERLSGFDLDSDQMDEYYEYLAEQGIEVISESDLEADPDIDDLAKEEEFDLNDLSVPPGVKINDPVRMYLKEIGRVPLLSAEEEIELAKRIEQGDEEAKRRLTEANLRLVVSIAKRYVGRGMLFLDLIQEGNMGLIKAVEKFDYRKGYKFSTYATWWIRQAITRAIADQARTIRIPVHMVETINKLIRVQRQLLQDLGREPTPEEIAEEMDLTPEKVREILKIAQEPVSLETPIGEEDDSHLGDFIEDQDATSPSEHAAYELLKEQLEDVLDTLTDREENVLRLRFGLDDGRTRTLEEVGKVFGVTRERIRQIEAKALRKLRHPSRSKRLKDFLE, encoded by the coding sequence ATGGCTGAAAAACCAGCCCAATCAAAGCAGGCTGAAGCTGCCGGCGAATCGCTTGAACAAGTGAAAGAGCAACTCGCTGAGCTCGGCAAAAAGCGGGGAATCCTCACCTACGAGGAAATCGCTGAGCGGTTGTCTGGCTTTGATTTGGACTCTGACCAGATGGATGAGTATTATGAATACCTCGCTGAGCAGGGCATTGAAGTGATCAGCGAATCCGACCTTGAGGCCGATCCGGACATCGACGACTTGGCCAAAGAGGAAGAATTCGACTTAAATGACTTGTCCGTTCCTCCCGGCGTCAAAATCAATGACCCGGTGCGCATGTACTTGAAGGAGATCGGCCGCGTGCCGCTGTTGTCGGCGGAAGAAGAAATCGAGCTGGCGAAACGGATCGAGCAAGGCGATGAAGAAGCGAAACGCCGGCTGACGGAAGCGAACCTCCGCCTCGTCGTCAGCATCGCCAAACGGTATGTCGGCCGCGGCATGCTCTTTCTTGATTTGATTCAAGAAGGGAACATGGGGCTGATCAAGGCGGTCGAAAAGTTTGACTATCGGAAAGGCTACAAGTTCAGCACGTATGCGACGTGGTGGATCCGCCAAGCCATCACAAGGGCGATTGCCGATCAGGCGCGGACGATTCGCATCCCGGTTCATATGGTCGAAACGATCAATAAACTGATCCGCGTCCAACGGCAATTGCTCCAAGACCTTGGGCGCGAACCAACGCCGGAAGAGATCGCCGAGGAAATGGATTTGACGCCGGAAAAGGTGCGGGAAATTTTGAAAATCGCCCAAGAACCAGTGTCGCTCGAGACGCCGATCGGCGAGGAAGATGACTCGCATCTTGGCGATTTCATCGAAGACCAAGACGCGACATCGCCATCCGAGCACGCTGCTTACGAGCTGTTGAAAGAGCAGCTCGAAGATGTGCTTGATACGCTGACGGATCGCGAGGAAAATGTGTTGCGTCTCCGCTTCGGGCTTGACGACGGACGGACGCGGACGCTCGAAGAAGTCGGCAAAGTGTTCGGCGTAACGCGCGAACGCATCCGTCAAATTGAAGCCAAGGCGTTGCGCAAGCTGCGCCATCCAAGCCGCAGCAAACGGCTGAAAGACTTTTTAGAGTGA
- the cccA gene encoding cytochrome c550: MNRNPLIPFFIIMAFGIVLTFVLSFKGLGDAKEMAKEKKGGEKTEQTAEFNPEQFYQQTCSGCHGQNYEGGVGPSLKGVGQRLSMDQIKDVIQHGRGNMPPGLVPADKADAMAKWLAGLK; encoded by the coding sequence ATGAACCGCAATCCACTCATCCCGTTTTTCATCATCATGGCATTCGGGATTGTGCTGACGTTCGTCTTGTCGTTTAAAGGGCTAGGCGATGCGAAGGAAATGGCCAAAGAGAAAAAAGGCGGCGAAAAAACGGAACAAACGGCCGAATTCAACCCAGAACAATTTTACCAACAAACGTGCTCCGGCTGTCACGGCCAAAACTATGAAGGCGGCGTCGGTCCATCGTTGAAAGGGGTCGGGCAACGGCTGTCGATGGACCAAATTAAAGACGTCATCCAACACGGGCGCGGCAACATGCCGCCAGGGCTTGTGCCGGCGGATAAAGCCGATGCCATGGCGAAATGGCTCGCCGGTTTAAAATAA
- a CDS encoding tRNA (adenine(22)-N(1))-methyltransferase: protein MNEFRLSKRLETVASFIPKGAVLADIGSDHAYLPCYACLHGYASKAIAGEVADGPFRSAQQQVEKSGLSHLISVRKGDGLSVLAQGEVNCITIAGMGGALIARILGDGKEKLAGVKRLILQPNIGAELVRRWLLDHGWELVAERILKEDEHIYEVLVAEPGAPRRPYRHLEAELLLGPFLRRENSEVFREKWKREIENWKRIIADLTVKGQSEAAERKKHELERKVQLVEEALL from the coding sequence ATGAACGAATTTCGCCTGTCGAAACGGCTGGAAACGGTCGCCTCATTCATTCCAAAAGGGGCGGTGCTTGCTGACATCGGGTCGGATCATGCGTATTTGCCTTGCTATGCCTGCTTGCACGGCTACGCATCAAAAGCCATTGCCGGCGAGGTGGCGGACGGGCCGTTCCGCTCAGCGCAGCAGCAAGTCGAGAAGTCCGGGCTTTCTCATCTCATTTCCGTGCGCAAAGGGGATGGGCTTTCGGTCCTTGCCCAGGGGGAGGTGAACTGCATCACGATCGCCGGCATGGGTGGAGCGCTTATCGCCCGCATTTTGGGCGACGGAAAGGAAAAGCTTGCCGGTGTCAAACGGCTCATTTTGCAACCGAATATCGGTGCCGAACTTGTTCGCCGTTGGCTTCTTGATCATGGGTGGGAGCTCGTGGCTGAGCGCATTTTGAAAGAAGATGAGCACATTTATGAAGTACTCGTCGCCGAGCCTGGCGCCCCCCGACGGCCGTATCGCCATCTCGAGGCGGAGCTGCTCCTTGGACCGTTTTTGCGTCGGGAAAACAGCGAGGTGTTCCGCGAAAAGTGGAAGCGCGAGATTGAAAATTGGAAACGGATCATCGCTGATTTGACGGTCAAAGGGCAAAGTGAAGCAGCTGAGCGGAAAAAGCATGAACTGGAAAGAAAAGTTCAATTGGTGGAGGAGGCGTTGTTATGA
- a CDS encoding Nif3-like dinuclear metal center hexameric protein: MSRVPYGYEIIQLLEQLAPKQLAMEGDRIGLQIGTLNKPVKKVMVALDVLEDVVVEAIDQQVDLIIAHHPPLYRPLKQLLTDGGHGRMIAACVKHDIAVYAAHTNLDVADGGLNDWLAEALGLNDTAVLVPTYTESLKKLVVYVPVTHAAVVRKALGDAGAGHIGRYSHCTFNSRGVGTFLPHEGARPFIGEQGRLEEVEEVRIETIVPASLERQAIQAMLAVHPYEEVAYDIYPLDNDGRRFGLGRIGRLPQPVTLGAFAEQVKAAFSVPVVRVVGRLDDLVQTVAVLGGDGNKFVAAAASAGADVYVTGDVYYHTAHDAQALGLHIIDPGHHVEKIMKEGVARYLTAELAKRQWEAEVVASSVHTDPFQFV; encoded by the coding sequence ATGAGCCGCGTTCCGTACGGCTATGAAATTATTCAGCTTCTTGAGCAGCTTGCTCCGAAACAGTTGGCGATGGAAGGGGATCGGATCGGTCTGCAAATCGGGACGCTGAACAAACCGGTCAAAAAAGTGATGGTCGCCCTTGATGTGCTTGAAGATGTCGTTGTCGAAGCGATCGATCAACAAGTGGATTTAATCATCGCCCACCACCCGCCGCTGTACCGCCCGCTGAAGCAGCTGCTGACTGATGGTGGGCACGGGCGGATGATTGCCGCGTGCGTCAAGCATGACATTGCGGTGTACGCCGCCCATACGAATTTGGATGTGGCCGATGGCGGTCTGAACGATTGGCTTGCCGAGGCGCTCGGATTGAACGATACGGCTGTGCTTGTGCCGACGTATACCGAATCGTTGAAAAAGCTCGTTGTTTATGTGCCGGTGACGCACGCTGCGGTGGTGCGGAAGGCCTTAGGCGACGCCGGCGCCGGACATATCGGTCGCTACAGCCATTGTACGTTCAACAGCCGCGGTGTTGGCACGTTTTTGCCGCACGAAGGGGCGCGGCCGTTTATCGGTGAGCAAGGGCGGCTCGAGGAAGTTGAAGAAGTGCGCATCGAAACGATCGTGCCGGCCTCTCTGGAACGGCAAGCGATTCAGGCGATGCTGGCTGTTCATCCGTATGAGGAAGTGGCATATGATATTTATCCGCTTGACAACGACGGCCGCCGCTTCGGGCTCGGGCGCATTGGCCGGCTGCCGCAGCCGGTGACGCTTGGCGCTTTTGCCGAGCAGGTGAAAGCGGCGTTTTCCGTTCCGGTGGTGCGTGTTGTGGGCCGGCTGGATGATCTCGTGCAAACGGTGGCGGTGCTCGGCGGGGATGGGAATAAGTTTGTTGCTGCCGCTGCATCGGCTGGGGCGGACGTATACGTGACAGGGGATGTGTATTACCACACGGCCCATGACGCCCAAGCGCTCGGCCTTCACATCATTGATCCGGGACATCATGTAGAAAAAATCATGAAAGAAGGCGTGGCCCGATACTTGACCGCTGAGCTCGCGAAACGTCAATGGGAGGCGGAAGTGGTCGCTTCTAGCGTCCACACCGATCCGTTTCAGTTCGTATGA
- a CDS encoding 4-hydroxy-3-methylbut-2-enyl diphosphate reductase, with protein MEVIKITPRGYCYGVVDAMVIARNAALDPSLPRPIYILGMIVHNKHVTDAFAEEGIITLDGENRLEILEKIDHGTVIFTAHGVSPEVKKRALEKGLVTIDATCPDVTKTHRLIEQKLADGYDIIYIGKKGHPEPEGAVGINPERIHLVETIDDVERLSIHNERIMVTNQTTMSQWDVADIMAKVKEKYPHVEMHKEICLATQLRQEAVAEQAKGADVTIVVGDPRSNNSNRLAQVSEEIAGTKAYRVADVTEIDIDWIKNAKKVAVTAGASTPTPITKEVIDFLEQFDPNDPSTWKRERKVPLQKILPKVKTKKEE; from the coding sequence ATGGAAGTGATTAAAATTACCCCGCGTGGGTATTGCTACGGGGTGGTCGATGCAATGGTCATCGCCCGCAACGCGGCGTTGGACCCTTCTTTGCCGCGCCCGATTTACATTCTCGGCATGATCGTCCATAATAAGCACGTCACGGACGCGTTTGCTGAAGAAGGCATCATCACGCTTGATGGAGAAAACCGCTTGGAAATTTTAGAAAAAATCGACCATGGCACCGTCATTTTCACCGCCCACGGCGTCTCACCGGAAGTGAAAAAACGAGCGCTCGAAAAGGGACTTGTCACGATTGATGCCACATGCCCGGATGTGACAAAAACGCATCGGCTCATCGAACAAAAACTCGCCGATGGCTATGATATCATCTATATCGGCAAAAAAGGACACCCAGAACCGGAAGGAGCGGTCGGCATCAATCCGGAAAGGATCCATCTTGTGGAAACCATCGATGATGTCGAACGGCTGTCCATTCACAATGAGCGCATCATGGTGACGAACCAAACGACGATGAGCCAATGGGACGTCGCCGACATCATGGCGAAAGTGAAAGAAAAATACCCACACGTGGAGATGCATAAAGAAATTTGCCTCGCCACCCAGCTTCGACAAGAGGCGGTCGCTGAGCAGGCGAAGGGAGCCGATGTAACGATCGTTGTCGGCGACCCGCGCAGCAACAACTCGAACCGCCTCGCCCAAGTATCGGAAGAAATCGCCGGCACAAAGGCATATCGCGTCGCCGATGTGACAGAAATCGACATCGACTGGATTAAAAATGCGAAAAAAGTCGCCGTCACCGCCGGCGCTTCCACCCCGACGCCGATTACGAAAGAAGTGATCGATTTTTTGGAGCAGTTTGACCCGAACGACCCATCGACATGGAAGCGGGAACGGAAAGTGCCGTTGCAAAAAATCTTGCCGAAAGTGAAAACAAAGAAAGAAGAGTAA
- the vrrA gene encoding VrrA/YqfQ family protein: protein MRYSRPPIMPSPFAGRPPAPFARMPAPPFRPSGPGGFLARLFSRGQPPAAASSPWGLPLLPNAANTAASNTGGGLVGMLNNVQKMLGIAQNVMPMVQQYGPLIRNLPAMIRIFRELKPADEGEGETTSESAPANETKQKPAAQTQKKRSVPQAKSEEPQEKETPAAPKPSKPKLYI from the coding sequence ATGAGATACAGTCGGCCCCCGATAATGCCTTCTCCGTTTGCCGGAAGGCCGCCAGCCCCGTTCGCCCGCATGCCGGCGCCGCCTTTTCGCCCCAGCGGCCCCGGTGGCTTCTTGGCCCGCTTGTTTTCGCGCGGACAGCCGCCGGCTGCTGCATCGTCTCCGTGGGGGCTGCCGTTGCTGCCCAACGCCGCTAACACCGCCGCATCCAACACGGGCGGGGGCTTGGTTGGCATGTTAAACAACGTGCAAAAAATGCTTGGCATCGCACAAAACGTCATGCCGATGGTGCAACAGTATGGACCGCTCATCCGCAATCTTCCGGCGATGATCCGCATTTTCCGCGAGTTGAAACCGGCTGACGAAGGGGAAGGCGAAACAACGTCGGAAAGCGCACCAGCCAACGAAACGAAACAAAAGCCGGCCGCTCAGACGCAAAAAAAACGCTCCGTTCCGCAGGCAAAGAGCGAAGAGCCGCAAGAAAAAGAAACACCGGCCGCCCCGAAGCCGTCCAAGCCGAAACTGTATATCTAG